The nucleotide sequence TCCACCTTTGATACCAAGGGTCCTGTCGCCGAGTCACAGCTCCAAGTGTTCTACGTCACTTTGTGGGTTACGGGTATTTTGTTCGTCATCGTCGCAGCCGTGCTGGCCTACGCTACGCTCAAGTTCAAGGCGCGCAGCTCCGACGACGAGCACGCCGAACCGCCGCCCCAAGGTCACGGTAACCCCTTCGTGGAGATCGGTTTGATTGTCGGATCCATTCTCGCGCTGGTCGTCATCGCGGTGCCCACACTCAAGGCAATTTGGTTCACCTATGAGGTGCCGGAAGAGGAACGCGCCGACGCCTACCAAATCACGGCCACGGGCTACCAATGGTGGTTTAAATTCACCTATGAAGACGAAATGACTCCTCAGCCGTTCGGCGGTGAGGCCCCGTTGGTGACCGCCAACGAGCTTGTCATCCCGGCCGGCCGCGCTGTTCACATCGAGCTGCGCACCGTCGACGTGATTCACTCGTTTTGGGTCCCTAAGCTCGCGGGTAAGGTCGACATGATGCCCAACCGCGGCAACCACCTCTGGCTCAAGGCCGACGAGCCCGGTTACTTCTGGGGACAATGTGCCGAATACTGCGGCGAATCCCATGCCGTCATGCGTTTCCGGGTGATCGCGCTGGCCGAGGACGATTTCAACAACTGGCTCACCAACCAAAAGCTGCCCGCCCGCGAAGTCGCCGTGCCGGAAGGTGCCACCGCTCCAACCACGTTTGCCTCTTACGGTGAGTTCGAAGTCAACCAACCCGGCTGGACCGAGGAATTCGACGCCGATCCGTTCGGCCGCTGGCAGGCCCAACAGATTCCCGCTGCCGACGAAGACCCCGCGCTCATCGCCGCGGGACGCCAATACTTCATGGAAAACCGCTGCGCCGGTTGCCACACCGTCCGCGGCCATGACGGCATGGGCGTCATCGGCCCCGACCTCACCCGCATCGGTTCCCGCACCACGGTCGCCGCCGGCTTGTTGGAAAACAGCCCCGAAAATCTCTACCGCTGGATCACCGAGCCCAACCACGTGAAACCCGGCAACTTCATGTATAACACCCGGAAAGTCACGCCGGGCGGCATGGTCGTTAT is from Synoicihabitans lomoniglobus and encodes:
- the coxB gene encoding cytochrome c oxidase subunit II, whose protein sequence is MSSSASSGNPARRVLPALLVALLPFICGGWLDGPQSTFDTKGPVAESQLQVFYVTLWVTGILFVIVAAVLAYATLKFKARSSDDEHAEPPPQGHGNPFVEIGLIVGSILALVVIAVPTLKAIWFTYEVPEEERADAYQITATGYQWWFKFTYEDEMTPQPFGGEAPLVTANELVIPAGRAVHIELRTVDVIHSFWVPKLAGKVDMMPNRGNHLWLKADEPGYFWGQCAEYCGESHAVMRFRVIALAEDDFNNWLTNQKLPAREVAVPEGATAPTTFASYGEFEVNQPGWTEEFDADPFGRWQAQQIPAADEDPALIAAGRQYFMENRCAGCHTVRGHDGMGVIGPDLTRIGSRTTVAAGLLENSPENLYRWITEPNHVKPGNFMYNTRKVTPGGMVVMPGYVMNDPETGDPITDIEITPEEAHALVAYLHSLK